One window from the genome of Desulforamulus ruminis DSM 2154 encodes:
- the rplL gene encoding 50S ribosomal protein L7/L12 → MSKVAEVLELVKGLTVLELAELVKAFEEEFGVSAAAPVAVAAAPAAGGAAAPAEEEQTEFDVILTSAGDKKINVIKVVREITGLGLKEAKDLVDGAPKPVKEKVAKEEAEAIKAKLTEAGATVDVK, encoded by the coding sequence ATGTCTAAAGTTGCTGAAGTATTAGAACTGGTAAAAGGCCTGACCGTACTGGAACTGGCTGAACTGGTAAAAGCTTTTGAAGAAGAATTTGGTGTTTCCGCCGCTGCTCCCGTAGCAGTAGCTGCTGCTCCCGCAGCCGGTGGCGCTGCCGCTCCTGCTGAAGAAGAGCAAACCGAATTTGATGTAATCCTCACCAGCGCTGGTGACAAGAAGATCAATGTAATTAAAGTGGTTCGCGAAATTACCGGCCTGGGTCTGAAAGAAGCCAAAGATCTGGTTGACGGTGCTCCCAAGCCCGTTAAAGAGAAAGTTGCCAAGGAAGAAGCCGAAGCCATCAAAGCTAAACTGACTGAAGCCGGCGCAACCGTTGACGTAAAATAA
- the rplJ gene encoding 50S ribosomal protein L10 has translation MPTTKAQKQAMLAEMKEKIQNSQVTILAEYRGISVAKITDLRTRLRKAGCEMKVAKNTIAGLAAKEVGIDGLEDYLKNPIVFTFGLEDPVAPAKILSDFAREIKQGLDIKAGVLEGKVIDANGVKALADLPSREVLLAKVLGGMQAPMYGFAGVLAANLRNLVYVVDQIRQQKEGQAS, from the coding sequence GTGCCAACCACAAAAGCTCAAAAACAAGCCATGCTGGCTGAAATGAAGGAAAAAATCCAGAACTCCCAGGTAACCATCCTGGCTGAATACCGTGGCATTTCTGTTGCCAAAATAACCGATCTCAGAACACGCCTGCGTAAAGCCGGCTGTGAAATGAAAGTGGCCAAAAACACCATTGCCGGCCTTGCTGCCAAGGAAGTCGGTATTGATGGTCTGGAAGACTACTTGAAAAACCCCATTGTCTTCACCTTTGGCCTTGAGGACCCGGTGGCCCCTGCTAAAATTCTGTCTGATTTTGCCAGGGAAATTAAACAGGGCCTCGATATTAAGGCGGGTGTTTTAGAAGGAAAGGTTATCGACGCCAATGGGGTTAAAGCCCTGGCCGACCTGCCCTCCAGAGAGGTATTGCTGGCCAAAGTACTGGGCGGTATGCAGGCTCCCATGTACGGCTTTGCCGGAGTATTGGCTGCCAACCTGCGCAATCTGGTTTATGTTGTGGATCAGATCCGCCAGCAAAAAGAAGGACAGGCGTCCTAA
- the rpoB gene encoding DNA-directed RNA polymerase subunit beta yields the protein MRSMAYPEQVGSRVRWNYGKLQEVLDLPNLIEVQRNSYEWFLREGLREVFHDISPIQDFTGNLVLEFLDYTLGEPKYSVEECKERDVTYAAPLRVKVRLINKETGEVKEQEVFMGDFPLMTDKGTFIINGAERVIVSQLVRSPGVYFADQIDTSGKRLFTSTIIPNRGAWLEFETDVNDHIFVRIDRTRKIPATVLIRALGFGSNAMITELFENDKNIQETLSRDNTDSEEEALVEIYKRLRPGEPPTVESARSLLNTLFFDPKRYDLANVGRYKLQKKLKHGVLYRYPNGQDGPTEWDRYLNKEVPVDREFIRELTKEDIIATKKYLLGLMRGEGVVDDIDHLGNRRLRSVGELLQNQFRIGLSRMERVVRERMTIQDVDVITPQVLINIRPVVASIKEFFGSSQLSQFMDQTNPLAELTHKRRLSALGPGGLSRERAGFEVRDVHHSHYGRMCPIETPEGPNIGLIGSLSTYARINSFGFIETPYRKVDKENKRVTDEISYLTADEEEGHIIAQANAPLDETGYFVDERVNARHGHDTLIVPTDRVDFMDVSPKQVFSVATALIPFLEHDDANRALMGANMQRQAVPLLRAQAPLVGTGIEYRAAKDSGVVQVARNAGEVTRVTANEITIRTSEGKNDTYKLLKFTRSNQGTCINQKPIVNKGDRVEAGQIIADGPATDKGELALGRNILVAFMTWEGNNYEDAILISEKAVKEDFFTSIHIEEYECDARDTKLGPEEITRDIPNVGEDILKDLDERGIIRIGAEVRPGDILVGKVTPKGETELTAEERLLRAIFGEKAREVRDTSLRVPHGEAGKIVDVKVFSRENGDELPPGVNQLVRVYIAQKRKISEGDKMAGRHGNKGVIARILPEEDMPFMEDGTPVEIVLNPLGVPSRMNIGQVLETHLGWAAKALGFHVATPVFNGATEEAIWDSLKRANLPENGKMTLYDGRSGDAFDHSVTVGYVYMIKLHHLVDDKIHARSTGPYSLVTQQPLGGKAQFGGQRFGEMEVWALEAYGAAYTLQEILTVKSDDVVGRVKTYEAIVKGENVPEPGVPESFKVLIKELQSLGLDVKVLTEAEEEIEIKEIEEDVTETAKELGIELPEERRIGPPKRDDNEEVEDDEEELEDFDESFIEEGEEFSLDDED from the coding sequence ATGCGTTCGATGGCTTACCCGGAACAAGTAGGCAGCAGGGTGAGGTGGAATTACGGTAAACTGCAGGAAGTTTTGGACTTACCCAACCTTATTGAAGTTCAGCGGAACTCTTACGAGTGGTTCTTGCGGGAGGGATTAAGGGAAGTGTTCCATGACATCTCTCCAATTCAGGATTTCACCGGAAACCTGGTCCTGGAATTTTTGGACTACACCCTGGGAGAACCCAAATATTCGGTGGAAGAGTGCAAGGAACGCGATGTTACGTACGCTGCCCCATTAAGGGTCAAGGTTCGCCTGATTAATAAGGAAACTGGAGAGGTGAAGGAGCAGGAGGTCTTCATGGGGGATTTCCCGCTGATGACCGACAAGGGAACCTTTATTATTAACGGTGCTGAGCGGGTTATCGTCAGCCAACTGGTCCGTTCGCCCGGTGTATATTTTGCGGATCAAATTGACACCAGCGGCAAAAGGCTGTTTACTTCTACCATTATCCCCAACCGCGGAGCCTGGCTGGAATTCGAAACCGACGTTAACGACCACATCTTTGTTCGCATCGATCGCACCAGAAAAATCCCGGCAACTGTGTTGATACGGGCATTAGGTTTTGGCTCCAATGCCATGATTACCGAACTTTTTGAAAACGATAAGAATATTCAGGAAACCCTCAGTAGGGACAATACCGATTCCGAAGAGGAAGCGCTGGTTGAAATTTATAAAAGGCTCCGCCCCGGCGAACCGCCCACGGTGGAAAGTGCCCGTTCTTTATTAAATACCTTATTCTTTGATCCCAAACGATATGACTTGGCCAATGTGGGCCGGTACAAACTTCAGAAAAAATTAAAACATGGCGTTTTGTATCGCTATCCCAACGGCCAGGATGGCCCCACTGAGTGGGACCGTTATTTAAATAAGGAAGTTCCTGTAGATCGTGAATTTATCCGGGAACTGACCAAAGAGGATATTATTGCCACTAAGAAATACCTTCTCGGCCTGATGAGAGGGGAAGGCGTTGTGGACGATATCGACCATCTGGGCAACCGGAGATTGCGTTCGGTGGGTGAACTGCTGCAGAACCAGTTCCGCATCGGTCTTTCCCGGATGGAACGGGTGGTCCGTGAAAGGATGACCATTCAGGATGTGGATGTGATTACACCTCAGGTGCTGATCAACATCCGGCCGGTAGTGGCTTCCATTAAAGAATTCTTTGGCTCCAGCCAGTTGTCCCAGTTCATGGACCAAACCAACCCGCTGGCAGAGTTGACCCATAAAAGAAGACTTTCGGCCCTGGGCCCCGGCGGGCTTTCCCGTGAACGGGCGGGCTTTGAAGTCCGGGACGTGCATCATTCCCACTACGGCAGGATGTGCCCCATTGAGACCCCGGAAGGTCCCAACATTGGTCTCATTGGTTCTCTTTCCACCTATGCCCGCATTAACAGCTTTGGCTTTATTGAGACGCCTTACCGGAAAGTGGATAAAGAGAATAAACGGGTTACGGATGAAATTAGCTATCTAACCGCCGATGAAGAGGAAGGGCACATCATTGCCCAGGCCAATGCGCCCCTGGATGAAACCGGTTATTTTGTGGATGAAAGGGTCAATGCCCGTCATGGACATGACACCTTGATTGTTCCCACAGACCGGGTGGATTTTATGGACGTTTCTCCAAAACAGGTGTTTTCGGTGGCCACCGCCCTGATTCCCTTTTTGGAGCATGATGATGCCAACCGTGCTCTGATGGGCGCCAACATGCAGAGGCAAGCGGTGCCCCTGCTGAGAGCCCAGGCCCCGCTGGTGGGAACCGGCATTGAATACCGGGCGGCCAAGGATTCCGGCGTGGTGCAGGTGGCCAGGAACGCCGGGGAAGTGACCCGGGTTACCGCCAATGAGATTACCATTCGTACCAGTGAAGGGAAAAACGATACCTATAAATTATTGAAATTTACCCGATCCAACCAGGGCACCTGCATTAACCAGAAGCCCATTGTTAATAAGGGGGACAGGGTGGAAGCCGGGCAGATTATTGCCGACGGTCCTGCCACCGACAAAGGGGAACTGGCTTTAGGCCGCAATATCCTGGTGGCCTTTATGACCTGGGAAGGCAATAACTACGAAGACGCTATTTTAATCAGCGAGAAGGCGGTTAAAGAAGATTTCTTTACTTCTATTCACATAGAGGAATACGAATGCGACGCCCGGGATACCAAATTAGGCCCGGAAGAGATTACCCGGGATATTCCCAATGTGGGCGAAGATATTTTGAAGGATTTGGATGAGCGGGGAATTATCCGCATTGGTGCGGAAGTAAGACCCGGCGACATCCTGGTAGGCAAGGTTACGCCCAAGGGTGAAACCGAGCTGACGGCGGAAGAACGGCTGCTGCGGGCGATTTTCGGTGAGAAAGCCCGGGAGGTCCGGGATACTTCCCTCCGGGTGCCCCATGGCGAGGCCGGAAAGATTGTCGATGTTAAGGTATTCTCCCGGGAAAACGGCGATGAGCTGCCGCCGGGGGTCAATCAGCTGGTCCGCGTTTATATTGCCCAAAAGAGAAAAATCTCCGAAGGGGATAAAATGGCGGGTCGTCACGGCAACAAAGGGGTTATCGCCCGCATCCTGCCGGAAGAAGATATGCCCTTTATGGAAGACGGGACGCCGGTTGAAATCGTTTTGAACCCCCTTGGGGTGCCCTCCCGTATGAATATCGGCCAGGTTCTGGAAACGCACCTGGGTTGGGCGGCCAAAGCCCTGGGCTTCCATGTGGCCACTCCGGTATTTAACGGAGCAACGGAAGAAGCCATTTGGGACTCCTTAAAACGTGCGAACCTGCCGGAGAACGGTAAAATGACCCTTTATGACGGTCGCAGCGGCGATGCCTTTGACCACTCGGTGACCGTGGGTTATGTCTATATGATTAAGCTGCACCATTTGGTGGATGATAAAATCCACGCCCGGTCCACCGGGCCTTATTCCCTGGTAACCCAGCAGCCCCTGGGCGGTAAAGCCCAGTTTGGGGGGCAGCGTTTCGGGGAGATGGAAGTTTGGGCTTTGGAAGCTTATGGTGCAGCCTATACCTTGCAAGAGATTCTCACCGTAAAGTCCGACGATGTGGTAGGGCGGGTTAAGACCTACGAAGCCATCGTCAAGGGCGAAAATGTGCCCGAGCCCGGAGTGCCGGAATCCTTTAAGGTTCTGATCAAGGAATTGCAGTCTCTGGGACTGGACGTAAAGGTACTTACCGAAGCGGAAGAGGAAATTGAAATTAAGGAAATTGAAGAAGACGTAACGGAAACTGCCAAGGAATTAGGGATTGAACTGCCTGAAGAAAGACGCATCGGGCCGCCGAAACGGGATGACAACGAAGAGGTAGAGGACGATGAAGAGGAACTGGAAGATTTCGACGAGTCCTTTATCGAAGAGGGCGAAGAATTCAGCTTGGATGACGAGGACTAA
- the rplK gene encoding 50S ribosomal protein L11 — MAKKVAAIIKLQIPAGKATPAPPVGPALGQHGVNIMGFVKQYNEVTAAQAGLIIPVEITVYEDRSFTFITKTPPAAVLLKKALGIETASGEPNKKKVGKVPRSKVREIAELKMPDLNAASIETAMSMIEGTARSMGIEVVEG; from the coding sequence ATGGCCAAAAAGGTAGCCGCCATTATTAAACTACAAATTCCGGCCGGTAAAGCCACCCCGGCACCCCCGGTAGGTCCCGCTTTGGGTCAGCACGGGGTTAATATCATGGGATTTGTTAAGCAATATAATGAAGTTACTGCTGCTCAAGCAGGCTTAATTATTCCAGTTGAAATTACTGTATATGAAGACCGGTCCTTTACCTTTATTACCAAAACTCCGCCAGCAGCAGTTTTGCTGAAAAAGGCGCTGGGTATTGAGACCGCTTCCGGTGAACCTAACAAAAAGAAAGTGGGCAAAGTGCCCCGCTCGAAAGTTAGGGAAATTGCTGAATTAAAAATGCCCGATCTGAATGCGGCCAGCATAGAAACTGCCATGAGCATGATTGAGGGTACTGCCCGCAGTATGGGCATTGAAGTTGTAGAAGGATAA
- the secE gene encoding preprotein translocase subunit SecE, producing MAVQKKQVKAVSAAKEIAATKETSGADNKKETAPREAAKAVAKSQPAKAQKVSFAERAGGIKKYFLGVKNELKKVHWPTRKEIVTYTAVVFVSVAAVAAVIWVLDSLLSLGVSAIVS from the coding sequence ATGGCTGTGCAGAAAAAACAGGTTAAAGCGGTTAGCGCTGCCAAGGAAATAGCGGCAACCAAAGAAACCAGCGGGGCTGATAATAAAAAGGAAACGGCCCCTAGGGAAGCTGCAAAGGCTGTGGCCAAAAGCCAGCCTGCAAAGGCGCAAAAGGTATCCTTTGCGGAACGGGCTGGTGGCATAAAGAAATATTTCCTTGGTGTTAAGAATGAGTTGAAAAAGGTTCATTGGCCCACCCGTAAGGAAATTGTCACTTATACCGCCGTTGTGTTTGTTTCTGTAGCTGCGGTTGCTGCTGTCATCTGGGTGTTGGATTCGCTTCTCAGTTTAGGCGTTTCGGCCATTGTGTCCTAA
- the tuf gene encoding elongation factor Tu, producing the protein MAKAKFERNKPHVNIGTIGHVDHGKTTLTAAITVVLSTAGGASVKRYDEIDNAPEERERGITINTAHVEYETGNRHYAHVDCPGHADYVKNMITGAAQMDGAILVVSAADGPMPQTREHILLSRQVGVPYIVVFLNKSDMVDDAELLELVDMEVRELLNSYEFPGDDTPIVAGSGLKALECGCGKRECEWCGKVWELMDNVDAYIPTPERAVDKPFLMPVEDVFSITGRGTVATGRVERGQVKVQDEIEIVGLSDKPRKTVVTGVEMFRKLLDYAQAGDNIGALLRGVDRKEIERGQVLAKPGSIKPHTKFSAEVYVLTKEEGGRHTPFFNGYRPQFYFRTTDVTGIVTLPEGVEMVMPGDNIKVDIDLITPIAIEEGLRFAIREGGRTVGAGVVTGIRE; encoded by the coding sequence ATGGCTAAGGCAAAATTTGAACGGAATAAACCCCACGTAAACATTGGAACCATCGGTCACGTTGACCACGGCAAAACCACCCTGACCGCAGCAATTACCGTGGTGCTGTCCACCGCCGGCGGCGCATCCGTAAAACGTTACGACGAAATTGACAACGCACCGGAAGAACGTGAACGGGGTATTACCATTAACACCGCCCACGTTGAATACGAAACCGGCAACCGTCACTATGCCCACGTGGACTGCCCGGGCCACGCCGACTATGTTAAGAACATGATCACCGGAGCAGCCCAGATGGACGGAGCGATTCTGGTAGTATCCGCCGCAGACGGCCCGATGCCCCAGACCCGTGAGCACATCCTGCTGTCCCGTCAGGTAGGGGTTCCCTATATCGTAGTCTTCCTGAACAAATCCGACATGGTGGACGACGCGGAACTGCTGGAACTGGTAGACATGGAAGTAAGAGAACTGCTGAACTCCTACGAGTTCCCCGGGGACGACACACCCATCGTGGCAGGTTCCGGATTAAAAGCATTGGAATGCGGATGCGGCAAACGGGAGTGCGAATGGTGCGGCAAAGTGTGGGAACTGATGGATAATGTAGATGCTTACATTCCCACCCCTGAACGTGCCGTGGATAAGCCGTTCCTGATGCCGGTGGAAGACGTGTTCTCCATTACCGGACGTGGTACGGTAGCCACCGGCCGTGTAGAACGGGGTCAAGTAAAAGTACAGGATGAAATTGAAATCGTAGGACTGAGCGACAAACCTCGGAAGACGGTAGTAACGGGCGTGGAAATGTTCCGGAAACTGCTGGATTATGCTCAGGCCGGTGATAATATTGGAGCGCTGCTGCGTGGTGTAGACCGCAAAGAAATCGAGCGTGGCCAGGTATTGGCGAAGCCCGGCAGCATCAAACCGCACACCAAATTCAGTGCGGAAGTGTATGTGCTGACCAAAGAAGAAGGTGGACGTCACACCCCGTTCTTTAACGGCTATCGTCCACAGTTCTACTTCCGTACCACGGATGTGACGGGTATCGTAACCCTGCCGGAAGGCGTGGAAATGGTAATGCCCGGAGATAACATCAAAGTGGACATCGACCTGATTACCCCCATCGCCATTGAAGAAGGACTGCGCTTTGCCATTCGTGAAGGCGGACGTACCGTAGGCGCCGGCGTGGTAACCGGTATCCGGGAGTAA
- the rpmG gene encoding 50S ribosomal protein L33 gives MRVGVTLACTECKRRNYTTNKNKKNDSNRIELKKYCKWCHTHTVHKETR, from the coding sequence ATGCGTGTGGGCGTAACTTTGGCTTGCACCGAATGCAAACGGCGCAACTACACCACAAACAAAAATAAAAAGAACGATTCCAACCGGATTGAGCTTAAAAAATATTGTAAGTGGTGTCATACTCATACAGTTCATAAAGAAACCAGATAG
- the rplA gene encoding 50S ribosomal protein L1 produces the protein MPKLGKKLQEAMKQYDPSVLYEPSEALAMVKKIASAKFDETVEVAFRLGVDPRHADQQLRGAVVLPHGTGKTKTVLVFAKGDKAKEAEVAGADFVGAEDMVEKIQGGWMGFDVAIATPDMMGLVGKLGRVLGPRGLMPNPKTGTVTFEVGPAVSDAKGGKITYRTDKVGIIHAPIGKASFEVEKLVENFKTLADTLVRIKPATAKGQYMKAITVSSTMGPGVKINPSKI, from the coding sequence ATGCCGAAATTAGGCAAAAAGCTCCAGGAAGCAATGAAGCAGTATGATCCGTCTGTTCTTTACGAACCGTCTGAGGCACTGGCTATGGTCAAGAAAATTGCTTCGGCTAAATTTGACGAAACCGTTGAAGTGGCTTTCCGCCTGGGGGTAGACCCCCGTCACGCAGACCAGCAGTTAAGGGGTGCCGTTGTGCTGCCCCATGGCACGGGTAAAACCAAAACGGTGCTGGTTTTTGCCAAAGGTGATAAGGCTAAAGAAGCTGAAGTAGCAGGCGCAGACTTTGTGGGTGCTGAAGATATGGTTGAAAAGATTCAGGGTGGCTGGATGGGCTTTGACGTGGCCATTGCCACTCCGGACATGATGGGCCTGGTTGGTAAGCTGGGCCGGGTGCTGGGTCCCCGTGGCTTAATGCCCAACCCCAAAACCGGCACCGTTACCTTTGAAGTCGGACCTGCGGTTAGCGATGCCAAAGGTGGTAAGATCACTTATCGTACCGATAAAGTGGGTATCATTCATGCGCCCATTGGTAAAGCTTCCTTTGAAGTTGAAAAACTGGTGGAAAATTTTAAAACCCTGGCCGACACCCTGGTTCGCATTAAGCCTGCCACGGCCAAAGGCCAGTATATGAAGGCTATTACCGTGTCTTCAACCATGGGACCCGGGGTGAAGATTAACCCCTCTAAGATTTAA
- the sigH gene encoding RNA polymerase sporulation sigma factor SigH, whose amino-acid sequence MDLNSNAQREVSGGYQVMVDEDVVEFAREGDDAALEYLINKYKNFVRAKARSYFLIGADREDIIQEGMIGLYKAIRDFRMDKLSSFRAFAELCITRQIITAIKTATRQKHIPLNSYVSLNKPIYDEDSDRTLLDVISGSKITDPEELIISREEFDDIEEKMGEILSSLEWKVLMSYLEGKSYQEIAEDLKRHVKSIDNALQRVKRKLERYLEKREV is encoded by the coding sequence ATGGATTTGAATTCAAATGCACAAAGGGAAGTTTCCGGAGGCTACCAGGTAATGGTTGATGAAGATGTCGTCGAGTTTGCTCGTGAAGGTGACGATGCGGCCCTGGAGTACTTGATTAACAAGTATAAAAACTTTGTGCGTGCCAAAGCCCGCTCGTATTTTCTGATCGGCGCAGATAGAGAAGATATTATCCAGGAAGGCATGATCGGTTTATATAAAGCCATTCGTGATTTTAGAATGGACAAATTATCTTCCTTCCGGGCTTTTGCGGAACTATGTATCACCCGGCAAATCATTACCGCCATCAAAACCGCCACCCGGCAAAAGCATATCCCTTTAAATTCTTATGTCTCATTAAACAAACCCATTTACGACGAGGATTCGGATCGTACCCTGCTGGATGTAATCTCCGGTTCTAAAATTACCGACCCTGAGGAACTGATTATCAGCAGGGAAGAATTTGACGACATTGAAGAAAAAATGGGTGAAATTCTAAGCTCCCTGGAATGGAAAGTTTTAATGTCCTACCTGGAAGGGAAGTCCTACCAGGAAATTGCCGAAGATCTGAAGCGCCATGTCAAGTCCATTGATAATGCGCTGCAAAGGGTCAAACGAAAGCTTGAGAGATACCTGGAAAAACGAGAAGTATAA
- the nusG gene encoding transcription termination/antitermination protein NusG produces MSKQWYVVHTYSGYENKVKANLERRIESMNMEDKIFRILVPMEDEVEIKNGKKKISKKKVFPGYVLVEMIMTDDSWYVVRNTPGVTGFVGSGSKPIPLNDEESKAIIRQMGMEEQKTKVDFNLGENVQVSDGPFENFVGVIEEIYPEKGKVKVMVSMFGRETPIELDFTQIKKLD; encoded by the coding sequence ATGAGTAAACAGTGGTATGTTGTACATACCTACTCCGGGTACGAAAACAAGGTTAAGGCCAACTTGGAGAGGCGTATTGAATCCATGAATATGGAAGATAAAATCTTTCGTATTCTTGTACCAATGGAAGATGAAGTAGAAATCAAAAATGGCAAGAAAAAGATTTCAAAGAAAAAAGTTTTCCCCGGATATGTCTTGGTAGAAATGATCATGACCGATGATTCCTGGTATGTGGTTCGTAACACGCCGGGGGTTACCGGCTTTGTTGGTTCCGGTTCTAAACCCATACCCCTAAATGATGAGGAATCCAAGGCCATTATCCGGCAAATGGGCATGGAAGAGCAAAAGACCAAGGTTGATTTCAACCTGGGCGAAAATGTTCAAGTATCCGATGGCCCCTTTGAGAATTTTGTTGGTGTGATAGAAGAAATTTACCCTGAAAAGGGTAAAGTTAAAGTTATGGTATCCATGTTTGGACGTGAAACTCCCATCGAACTTGATTTCACACAAATTAAAAAGCTTGACTAA